The region CGGTCGCATTGTCGACCTTGTAATTGCTGGCCAGGCCAGCCGTCGCGCCCGAACCCGCATCGCCCAAGGTGGCGCCGCTGACCGTCACGTCCTTGTTAGTCCCCGCATTCTTGTCGCTGAAGCGGCCGCTCTGGCCGGACAAGCTCAAGGTTTCCGTGCCCACCAGGCCATTCAAGGTACCGCCAGACAAGATAGCGGTGTCGCTACCGTCATAGGTCTTGTTGCCTGCCGTGACACCCGTTATCGTCAACACTTTTTGGCTGATGCTGGCGCTCAGGCCGGCACTGCTGGCGACGATATAGTTACTGGCCAGTCCGCCATTGGTACCATCGCTCAGGGTACCGCCGGTGATACTCACGTCCTTGCCGCTGCCTGCATTCTGGTCGGCAAACTTGCCGGCCAGGCTAGCCAGGCCGACCGTTTCATCCTTGACAAAGCCAGACAGGGCACCGCCCGTAAAACTGGCGCCCACCGTACCATCATAGGTTTTGTCGAGTGCCGTTACGTTACCGACCGCCAGTTCTTTCTGCGCAATGTTGGCCTTCATATCCATCGGCACGCTGACGGAATAATTGCTGGCCAATCCGGTACCGTTGGTCAATTCCAGGGTTTGCACGCGCACGTCTTTGCCCAAGCCGGCGTTCTTGTCGGTAAATACGCCGGTCTTGCCGGTGATGGTGATGGTTTCGTCATTCACCAGACCCTGCAAGGTACCACCCGACAAGACCGCATCGAACGTTCCGTCGTACACCTTGCCGCTGGCGCTCATGCCGCTGATCGTCAGCGCTTTTTGCGTGATATTGGCTGCCACGTTGCCCGGATTACTGACCGTGTAATTACTGGCCAGGCCGTTGGCGCCATCGGCCAACTGCGCGCCGCTGACTGTCACCACGATATTATTGCCGGCATTTTGAGTGGCAAAACTGCCGCTCAGGCCCGACAGCGTCAGGCTTTCGCCCGTCACGACGCCACTCAGGCTGCCGCCACTCAGGGCAGCGGCCTTGGTGCCATCGTAGTCGCGGCTGGCCGCCGTCACGCCCGTCACCGTCAACGCTTTCGGCGTGATATTGGCCAGCAGGCCGGTCGGGTTGCTGATCGTGTAGTTGGCCGCCAGGCCGCCGTTGACGCCGTTGACCAGGGATGCGCCGGTGGCCGTCGCCGTCTTGCCGGTGCCGGCGTTCTTGTCGTCAAACGTCGCCGACAAACCGGTCACGCCGATGTTTTCCGAACCGACCAGGCCGACGACCGAGCCGCCCGCCAGGGTGGCCTTGGTGGTGCCGTCATAGACCTTGTTGATTACCGACATGCCGCTGATCGTCAGTGCCTTCGGCGTGATGGTGCCGGTGCCGGTCGCCGTGCTGCTGGCCAGCAGGTAGTTGCCCGCATCAGTGCCGCCCAGGGTCAGGAAGGAGATGGTGACCGCCTTGCCGGTGCCGGCGTTCTTGTCGCTGAACGAGGCCTTGGTGGCGCCGATCGCCAGGCTGTCACCGCTGAGCATGCCGTTGAAGGTGGCCGTGGCCGAGCCGAAGGTGACAGCGGTGCCGCCATCGTAGGCCTTGCTGTCGGCCACCACATTGGTCACCGAGCTGATGGTGGCCTGGTTGATATTGGCCGTCACGCCGGTCGGGTTGCTGACCGTGTAGTTGCTGGCCAGACCAGTGCCGTCGGCCAGCGTCGCACCACTGATGGTGACCGCCTTGGCGGTGCCGGCGTTCTTGTCCGCAAATGTACCCGACAGGCCGGACAGGCCCAGGGTTTCGCCGCCGACCAGGCCGCTCAGCGTGCCGCCGGTGACGGTGGCCTTGGTGGTGGCGTCATACACTTTATTGGCGGCCGCCACGCCGGTGACCGTCAGCGCTTTTTGCGCGATGCTGGCTGTCAGGCCCGTGACAGGGCCGACCGAGTAGTTGCTGGCCAGGCCGCCGTTGGTGCCGTTGGACAAGGTGCCGCCGGTGATGCTGACGGCCTTGCCGCTGCCGGCATTCTTGTCGGCAAACGCGCCGGTGAGGCTGGCCAGGTTGACTGTTTCACCGCCGACAAAGCCGCTGCTGTCGAGCGTGCCGCCCGTCAAACCGGCGGCGACACTGCCGTCATAGGTTTTGTCGGCCGCCAGCGCGCCGGTGACCGTCAGGGTCTTCTGCGTAATGGTGCCGGTGACGCCGGTCGGATTGCTGACCGTGTAGTTGCTGGCCAGGCCCGTGCCGTCGGCTATGCCCACGCCCGTGACCGTCACCGCCTTGCCCGTGCCCGCGTTCTTGTCGGCGTACGCGCCGGTGCCGCCGGACACCACCAGCGTTTCACCGCTGACCAGGCCGCTCAGGCTGCCACCCGACAGCGTGGCCGCCAGGGTGCCGTCATAAGCGCGCGTGGTGGCCGTCACGCCCGTCACCGTCAACGCTTTCGGCGTGATATTGGCAAGCAGGCCGGTCGGATTGCTGATCGTGTAGTTGGCCGCCAGGCCGCCGTTGACGCCGTCGACCAGGGACGCGCCGGTGGCCGTCGCGGTCTTGCCGGTGCCGGCGTTCTTGTCGTCAAACGTCGCCGACAAGCCGGTCACGCCAATGTTTTCCGAACCGACCAGGCCGACGACCGAGCCGCCCGCCAGGGTGGCCTTGGTGGTGCCGTCATAGACTTTGTTGATCACCGACATGCCGCTGATCGTCAGTGCCTTCGGCGTGATGGTGCCGGTGCCGGTCGCGGTGCTGCTGGCCAGCAGGTAGTTGCCCGCATCGGTGCCGCCCAAGGTCAGGAAGGAGATCGTGACCGCCTTGCCGGTGCCCGCGTTCTTGTCGCTGAACGAGGCCTTGGTGGCGCCGATCGCCAGGCTGTCGCCGCTGAGCATGCCGTTGAAGGTGGCCGTGGCCGAACCGAAGGTGACACTGGTGCCGCCATCGTAGGCCTTGCTGTCGGCCACCACATTGGTCACCGAGGAAATCGTGGCCTGGTTGATATTGGCCGTCACGCCGGTCGGGTTGCTGACTGTGTAGTTGCTGGCCAGACCAGTGCCGTCGGCCAGGGTCGCGCCGCTGATGGTGACCGCCTTGGCGGTGCCGGCGTTCTTGTTGACAAACGTACCGCTCAAGCCGGACAGGCCCAGGGTTTCGCCGCCGACCAGGCCGCTCAGGGTGCCGCCGGTGACGGTAGCCTTGGTGGTGGCGTCATACACCTTGTTGGCGGCCACCAGGCCGCTGACCGTCAAGGCCTTGGGCGTGATGTCGCCCGTCACGCCGGTCGGATTGCTGACCGAATAATTGCTGGCCAGGCCAGTGCCATCGACCAGCGTGGTGCCGGTGACCGTCACGGCCTTGCCGGTGCCGGCGTTCTGGTTGGCAAACGTGCCGGTCAGGCCGGATACGCTCAGGCTTTCGCCGCCCACCAGGCCGTTCAGGGTGCCGGCCGTCAGGCTGGCCTTGGTATTGCCGTCATACACCTTGGCGCTGGCCAGCACGCCGCTCAGCGTCAGCGCCTTGGGCGTGATGCTGGCAAGCAGGCCCGTCACGGCGCCCACCGTATAGTTGCTGGCCAGGCCAGTGCCGTCGGACAGCGCGCCGCCGGTGACCGTCACGGTCTTGCCGCTCCCCACATTCTTGTCGCCGAATACGCCGGAGAGGCTGGACAGGCCCAGCGTTTCCGAGCCGACCATGCCGCTCAAGGTGCCGCCGCTCAAGACTGCCGCCAGGCCGCCATCATAGACCTTGTCGGCCGCCGTCACGCCGCCCACCGTCAGCGCTTTTTGCGTGATATTGCCGGTCACGCCGGTGGCATTGCTGACCGTATAGTTGCTGGCCAGGCCGCTGCCATCGGACAGCGTGGCGCCGCTGACCGTCACGGCCTTGCCATTGCCCGCATTCCTGTCAATGAACACGCCCGTCTGGCCGGACAGGCCCAGCGTTTCGCCGCCGACCAGGCCGTTCAACGTGCCGCCCGACACCGTCGCGCTTGTGTTGCCGTCATAGGTTTTGCTGCCAACGGTGACGCCGGTGACCGTCAGCGCTTTTTGCGTGATATCGGCCGACAGGCCCGTGATGCTGCCGACCGTATAGTTGCTGGCCAGGCCGCCGTTGCTGCCGTCGCTCAAGGTGCCGCCGGTGACCGTCACGGCCTTGCCGGTGCCGGCGTTCTTGTCGCTGAAACTGCCGGACAGCGCCCCCAGGTTGATCGTTTCCGAACCGACCATGCCACTCAGGGCGCCGCCGCTGATGGTGGCGGCCGTGTTGCCGTCGTAGGCCTTGTTGCCGGCCGTCGCGCCGGTCACCGTCAAGGCTTTGGGAGTGATGCTGGCCGTCACGCCAAAATTGGCAACCGTATAGTTCGATGCCAGGCCGCCAAAGTTGCCGTTGCTCAGGGTCGTGGAGACCGTGACGGTCTTGCCATTGGCGACGTTCTTGTCGGAAAATTCACCGCTGTTGACCGCGGTCAGCGTTTCCTTGTCGACCAGGCCACTGAGGGTGCCGCCGCCGACGATGGCGCTTGTGAGGCCGTCATAGACTTTATCACCCGCCGTCACACCGCCCACGGTCAGGACCTTGGGCGTGACCGTGCCCGTGATGTCGGTCGGTGCGGCGAGCGTGTAATTGCTGGCCAGGCCGGTGTCGTTGCCCAGCGCGCCCAGCGTGACGGTCACCGCCTTGCCGGTGCCGGCATTCGCGTTGTCGTAGGTACCGCTGGACGTGCCGAGCGTCAGCGTTTCGCTGCCGACCAGGCCGTTCAATGTGCCGCCCGTCAGGACGGCCTGCCGGCTGGCATTGTATTGCCGGTCGGTGGCGGTCATGCCGGAGAGGGAAAGCTCCTTCGGCGTGATCGTGCCGGTCAGGCCTGCTCCGCTGGCCGTGATCGTGTAATTGCCGCCGGCGGTGCCGCTGCTAACCAAGGTCACGGTCTTGCCGGTGCCGGCGTTACTGGTGTCAAAGTTGCCGCCGGTGGCCGTGACTTTGCCTTTATCCACCGTCAGGATGCCGCTCAGTATGCCACCCTGGATAGTGGCCGTGGTGGTGCCGTCATACACGCGATCCTGAACCAGCCCGCCGTTCAGCGTCGCGGCCAGCTTGTTGATGGTCAGCGTCGCGGCGCTGCTGTTGATGGCGTAGCCGCGCTGGCCCGAATACAGGCCGCCGGCCGTAATGGCGTAAGTGCCGGCGTTGACGGCGCTGCCCGCGGCGCCATAGTTCAGGGTACCCTGCAGCGCCGCATAGGCAACCGAGTTTGAACTGGTCACGCCCGGCGCCGTCCAGCCGGTGGTGGTGGCGTTATAGGTTTTGCTGGCGTTCGCGGCAAACGTCACCTGCAGCGGCGTCATGAAGGCGCGCAGCAAGGGATAGGTATTGGTGTCGTAGACGATCCACGTGCTGGTCAGATCCCAGCCCGCGCCGGTGTAGACGGACAGCAATTTCATTTGCGCGGTGCTCAAGCCGGTGCCGATGCCGCTGGCATTGGCGTTGGTCGCCAGGTTGCTGGTGGTGGTATCCCAGAAATTGCCGCTGGCGGTGCCGTTGTTGGAGCCCGTCACACCACCCAGGGTAATGCCGCCGGTGACAGTGCCGCTGGCATAGTTGTTGGTCAGCGTGCCGTTGTTCGTGCCGACCAGGCCGCCGAGAGTGCCGGTGCCGGTGACGGCGCCGCTGGCGTAGCTGTTGGTGACGGTACCTCCCGTGAGGTTCGAGCCGACCAGGCCGCCGACCTGGGTGCCGCCCGTCACGCTGGCGGTGCTGTAGCTGCCGCTGACGCGACCCAGATTGCTGCCGACCAGGGCGCCGGTGGCATCCATGCCGGTAATGCTGCCGCCTTCCAGGCCGACATTGCGCACGATCGCGGTGCTGGACGTGGCGCCGAACAGGCCGGCGGAATTCGTGCCGGGACGGTTGATGACCAGGCCGGAAATGACATGGCCGGTGCCGTCGAAGGTGCCGGTAAACGGGGTGCCGGTGCTGGCGCCGACCGGTACAAAGGTGGCGCCGTTCCACACATCGCCGGTGGTGCCGGTGCTGGCGGCGTTGATATCCTGCTTCAGCGTGTAGTTGCCGGCCAGGTTCATCGCCATCAGCTGCAACTGGTGCGAGGAGTAGATATTGGTGCTGTACTCGGCCGACAGCATCGGCCAGGTGGCGCCGGTCTTGTTGCCCGCGCCGTTGAGCGTGCCGTCGGTATTGACCATCACCCAGTTGTTGCCGGTTGCGCCAGCCTTGGTCGTGAAATTGAAGCCCTCGAAATTCGATCCGGTCTGCATTTCTGACGACGTCAGTCCCCTGGTCACCGAGACTGTCCCGCCGATGGTATTGGTGCCGACCTCCGCGATGGCCGGATTCACGGTCGTATTGTAAAAGCCGTTGGCGAGCGTACCCGTAGTCGCGCTGATCAAGCCGACCACGCCGCCCATCGTGCCGGTGGCGCCAGATTTCAGGCTCACTGTGCCGGACGAATACACCCTGGCGACATTGCCCGCTACGCCGAGCAAGCCGACCACCCCGCCCACCCCGCTATTGGTGCCCACCGTCGAGCCGCTGGCGCCTATCACTGCGCCGGTCGCGTAACTGTCGGAGAGCACGCCCTTGTTGGCGCCGATCAGGCCACCGGTGGCGGTGTTGGCCGAAGAGGCGACACCCAGGCCCTGGGCGGTGACGGTACCGGTGGAATAACTGTTGCTGGTCACGGAAGCGGCGAACCCGCTACCGTTGGTATACGTCTGCGACACCAGCCCCCCCACAAAGGCGCCGCCGGAGACGGCGCCGGTATTGTAGCTGTTGGTAATGACGCCGCCGGCCCGATTGTGGACCACCAGTCCACCGACATCGTTTCTGCCTGTTATCACGCCGGAATTGAAACTGTTGCTGATACTGCCCTTGTTGTTGCCGACCAGCCCGCCTGTTGCGATCAGGCCGGTTACGCTGCCGCTGTTATAACTGTTGGTGATATTGCTGGTGGCTTCGGCCTCGCCCACCAGGCCACCCAGCCAGCCACCCGTATTGGTTCCGGTCCGGGACACCGCGGCATTATTGTAGCTGTCGGTGATGGTGCCTTGATTGAGTGCCACCAGGCCACCGGTATGTGTCCTGTCGATGCCCGATACCGTGCCGCTGCCGACAAACGCGTTGCTGATGATGCCGCTATTGATACCCACCAGGGCCGCCGTCTGGCCATACAAGCCGCTGGCGATATTGCCGGTAATGGCAACGTTCGCCAAGCCGATGTTGCGCACGCTGGCCGTGGAGCTGGTCGCGCCGAACAGCGCGGCAATGCCGCTGGCCGTGGTATTGGTAATGCTCAGACCATGGATGGTATGGCCCAGGCCGTCGAACTGGCCGGTGAATGGCGTGGCGGCGGAGCCGATCGGCGCAAAGCCGTTGGCGCCCCAGATTCCCGTGTTCGCCGTGATGCTGGCATCGATATTCGCGCCCAGCACGATATTTTCGCCGAGTACGTTACGCAAGCCTTGCAGATCGGTGCCGGTCATGCTGCCGGCGGCGCCCAGGCTGTTGACCACCGTATACACCGTCGTCGCGCCATCGATGCCCAGCAAGGTGCTGAAGTTCTTGCCGGACGGCAGGTCAATCTCGGCCTTGACGTTATAGGTCGCCAGGTTGCCGGCAGCCGGCGCGCTCTGGCCATAGCGCAGCGCCAGGGTGGCCGTGCCCGAACCGCGCAGCGGCGCATTGATATTGATATTGTTGTGCGCCGTCAGCTTGAGCTGGTTGGCCGACCACAAAATCGTGTCGTTGACGTTGATATTGCCCAGGCCTGCGCCACTGGCGACCGTCTGGATATGCACGTCGGTAGTCTTCAGCGCATTCGTGTAGAACGCGCCGGTCTGGTCGCCGCCGGAAGCGGCAATCGTGAAGTCGGTCGGATCGATCAGCCAGGTGCCGGTCAAGCCCTTGCCTGCCACGGCCGAGGTGGTGATCTTCAGCGCATCGGCCATCTTGACCTTGGCGGCCGAGGTTTCGATAAAGCCGCCATTGCCGCCCGTCGGCGCGCTGGCGTCCAGCGTGCCGGACGCGTTCACCGTGCCGGTCTGCATATCGCCCAGCAGCTTGATGGTGCCGCTGCGCGTATCGATGGTGTGCGCCTCGATCACGCCGGTATTGTTGACCACGGTTTTCAGCAGGTCGCCGGCGGCCTGGGCCGTGAGCAGCACGCTGCCGCCATCGGCCTGGATCAGGCCGCCATTTTGCACCAGCGCGCCCACCGCCCCCTGGTCCACCGCCACGTTCAGCAAACCATCGCCGGCCACGTCCAGCGTGATGGCGCGGCCCGCCGCCAGCGCCACCGAACCGAGGCGCGCATTGATCGTGCCCTCATTCGACACATTCGCGCCCAGCAAGGCGACATAGCCGCCCGGCGCGCTGATGCTGCCCTGGTTCAATACCTTGCCCGTGCCGTTGCCGGAAAACTTATAGCTGCCCGCCATGAAGTCGGCGTTATTGATATCGAGCATGGAGGCCACCAAGCCGGCCGTATTGACGGACGCACCCTGGCCGAACAGGATGCCGTTCGGGTTGACGATAAACACCTTGCCGTTGGCCGACAGGTTGCCCAGAATCGTGGTGCCATCATTGCCCAGCACCCGGTTCAAGGCCACCGCATGGCTGTTCGGCTGCACGAACTGTACCGACTCGCCCTGGTTGATATTGAAGTTGGCCCAGTTGATCACCGCATTCTGGCTGCCCTGCTTGATCACCGTCGAGCCCGGCGCGCCGGTAATGTTCGCCTGGCCCGCCACCACCGTGCCGCCCGTCGGCCCCGCCAGCGCCAGACTGCCGTAGCCCAGCATCAGCGCCGCCGCCATGCTGGTCAAGGCCAAATGCGCGCCGCCGCCGGCACTGCCGGGCATCGAGCGCTTCCCGGCCGATTTGACGTTTTCGGAAACAGCTGCGTAGGCACCGGTGGCCTGGTTCCAGATGGAGCGGTAGATGCGATTCATGGCGGGTCCTGAAGTGTGAACGTGTCGATGTTAGATCAGAAATACTTGACTGCTTGCAACCAGAAGCGGCCGGCGGAATCCGGTGCGGAGGTCGCCTTGGCATTGCCCAGCTTGTGCGCGTAATACCCCTTGACGATCAGCGCATTGGCGCCGGTCCAGGAGACGCCGACGCCGGCGCCGCTCAAGGTGCGGCGGTTTTCGCCCGCGCTCCAGGCATGGCGGTTGAGCTTGACCGTGCCCGTATCGGCAAAGCCGACCAGTTGCAGCTGGCCGGCCACGGCGGTGAAGGCCGGCAGGTTTTGCCGCAGTTCCAGGTTCAGCACATAACCCTGGTCGCCATATGCCTCGCCGCCCGGATAGGCGCGCACGCCGCCGACGCCGCCCAGGCCCATTTTTTCCGAGGCGTCGAGGTTTTTCGACGCCGTTTGCGCGTTGACGATGCCGAAGAAGCTGGTCTCGCCACCCAGGCTTTGCAGGCGCGAGGCGGTCAGGCCCAGCTTGTGGAAGCTGCCGTGGGTGTCCACCGTCAGCATGTCGATCAGGCGCGCCACCGGCGTTTCGATGTC is a window of Janthinobacterium sp. J1-1 DNA encoding:
- a CDS encoding YDG domain-containing protein, with amino-acid sequence MNRIYRSIWNQATGAYAAVSENVKSAGKRSMPGSAGGGAHLALTSMAAALMLGYGSLALAGPTGGTVVAGQANITGAPGSTVIKQGSQNAVINWANFNINQGESVQFVQPNSHAVALNRVLGNDGTTILGNLSANGKVFIVNPNGILFGQGASVNTAGLVASMLDINNADFMAGSYKFSGNGTGKVLNQGSISAPGGYVALLGANVSNEGTINARLGSVALAAGRAITLDVAGDGLLNVAVDQGAVGALVQNGGLIQADGGSVLLTAQAAGDLLKTVVNNTGVIEAHTIDTRSGTIKLLGDMQTGTVNASGTLDASAPTGGNGGFIETSAAKVKMADALKITTSAVAGKGLTGTWLIDPTDFTIAASGGDQTGAFYTNALKTTDVHIQTVASGAGLGNINVNDTILWSANQLKLTAHNNININAPLRGSGTATLALRYGQSAPAAGNLATYNVKAEIDLPSGKNFSTLLGIDGATTVYTVVNSLGAAGSMTGTDLQGLRNVLGENIVLGANIDASITANTGIWGANGFAPIGSAATPFTGQFDGLGHTIHGLSITNTTASGIAALFGATSSTASVRNIGLANVAITGNIASGLYGQTAALVGINSGIISNAFVGSGTVSGIDRTHTGGLVALNQGTITDSYNNAAVSRTGTNTGGWLGGLVGEAEATSNITNSYNSGSVTGLIATGGLVGNNKGSISNSFNSGVITGRNDVGGLVVHNRAGGVITNSYNTGAVSGGAFVGGLVSQTYTNGSGFAASVTSNSYSTGTVTAQGLGVASSANTATGGLIGANKGVLSDSYATGAVIGASGSTVGTNSGVGGVVGLLGVAGNVARVYSSGTVSLKSGATGTMGGVVGLISATTGTLANGFYNTTVNPAIAEVGTNTIGGTVSVTRGLTSSEMQTGSNFEGFNFTTKAGATGNNWVMVNTDGTLNGAGNKTGATWPMLSAEYSTNIYSSHQLQLMAMNLAGNYTLKQDINAASTGTTGDVWNGATFVPVGASTGTPFTGTFDGTGHVISGLVINRPGTNSAGLFGATSSTAIVRNVGLEGGSITGMDATGALVGSNLGRVSGSYSTASVTGGTQVGGLVGSNLTGGTVTNSYASGAVTGTGTLGGLVGTNNGTLTNNYASGTVTGGITLGGVTGSNNGTASGNFWDTTTSNLATNANASGIGTGLSTAQMKLLSVYTGAGWDLTSTWIVYDTNTYPLLRAFMTPLQVTFAANASKTYNATTTGWTAPGVTSSNSVAYAALQGTLNYGAAGSAVNAGTYAITAGGLYSGQRGYAINSSAATLTINKLAATLNGGLVQDRVYDGTTTATIQGGILSGILTVDKGKVTATGGNFDTSNAGTGKTVTLVSSGTAGGNYTITASGAGLTGTITPKELSLSGMTATDRQYNASRQAVLTGGTLNGLVGSETLTLGTSSGTYDNANAGTGKAVTVTLGALGNDTGLASNYTLAAPTDITGTVTPKVLTVGGVTAGDKVYDGLTSAIVGGGTLSGLVDKETLTAVNSGEFSDKNVANGKTVTVSTTLSNGNFGGLASNYTVANFGVTASITPKALTVTGATAGNKAYDGNTAATISGGALSGMVGSETINLGALSGSFSDKNAGTGKAVTVTGGTLSDGSNGGLASNYTVGSITGLSADITQKALTVTGVTVGSKTYDGNTSATVSGGTLNGLVGGETLGLSGQTGVFIDRNAGNGKAVTVSGATLSDGSGLASNYTVSNATGVTGNITQKALTVGGVTAADKVYDGGLAAVLSGGTLSGMVGSETLGLSSLSGVFGDKNVGSGKTVTVTGGALSDGTGLASNYTVGAVTGLLASITPKALTLSGVLASAKVYDGNTKASLTAGTLNGLVGGESLSVSGLTGTFANQNAGTGKAVTVTGTTLVDGTGLASNYSVSNPTGVTGDITPKALTVSGLVAANKVYDATTKATVTGGTLSGLVGGETLGLSGLSGTFVNKNAGTAKAVTISGATLADGTGLASNYTVSNPTGVTANINQATISSVTNVVADSKAYDGGTSVTFGSATATFNGMLSGDSLAIGATKASFSDKNAGTGKAVTISFLTLGGTDAGNYLLASSTATGTGTITPKALTISGMSVINKVYDGTTKATLAGGSVVGLVGSENIGVTGLSATFDDKNAGTGKTATATGASLVDGVNGGLAANYTISNPTGLLANITPKALTVTGVTATTRAYDGTLAATLSGGSLSGLVSGETLVVSGGTGAYADKNAGTGKAVTVTGVGIADGTGLASNYTVSNPTGVTGTITQKTLTVTGALAADKTYDGSVAAGLTGGTLDSSGFVGGETVNLASLTGAFADKNAGSGKAVSITGGTLSNGTNGGLASNYSVGPVTGLTASIAQKALTVTGVAAANKVYDATTKATVTGGTLSGLVGGETLGLSGLSGTFADKNAGTAKAVTISGATLADGTGLASNYTVSNPTGVTANINQATISSVTNVVADSKAYDGGTAVTFGSATATFNGMLSGDSLAIGATKASFSDKNAGTGKAVTISFLTLGGTDAGNYLLASSTATGTGTITPKALTISGMSVINKVYDGTTKATLAGGSVVGLVGSENIGVTGLSATFDDKNAGTGKTATATGASLVNGVNGGLAANYTISNPTGLLANITPKALTVTGVTAASRDYDGTKAAALSGGSLSGVVTGESLTLSGLSGSFATQNAGNNIVVTVSGAQLADGANGLASNYTVSNPGNVAANITQKALTISGMSASGKVYDGTFDAVLSGGTLQGLVNDETITITGKTGVFTDKNAGLGKDVRVQTLELTNGTGLASNYSVSVPMDMKANIAQKELAVGNVTALDKTYDGTVGASFTGGALSGFVKDETVGLASLAGKFADQNAGSGKDVSITGGTLSDGTNGGLASNYIVASSAGLSASISQKVLTITGVTAGNKTYDGSDTAILSGGTLNGLVGTETLSLSGQSGRFSDKNAGTNKDVTVSGATLGDAGSGATAGLASNYKVDNATGVKADIAQKALTVSGATALDKTYDGNTVAALAGGALNGLVGSETLALSAAFADKNAAAGKAVTVSLNDGSGLAGNYVLNNPTSLTATIDQKALTVTGVTAGNKTYDGNDKATLTGGVLNGLVGTETLSLSGQSGVFSDKNVGIGKTVTVSGATLGNAGTGATAGLASNYTVGNASGVTATIAQKALTVSGATALDKTYDGNTAAALAGGALDGLVDGETLALSAAFADKAAAAGKAVTVALNDGSGLAGNYVLNNPTGLTAAITPKALTVSGVTAGNKTYDGTLAASLSGGTLNGLVGTETLSLSGQSGVFSDKNAGIGKTVTVSGATLGDAGSGATAGLASNYTVGNATGVTANIAQKALTVSGATALDKTYDGNTVAALAGGALNGLVDGETLALTAAFADKNAAAGKAVTVSLNDGSGLAGNYVLNNPTSLTATIDQKALTVTGVTAGNKTYDGNDKATLTGGVLNGLVGTETLSLSGQSGVFSDKNVGIGKDVTVNGATLGNAGSGATAGLASNYKVDNATGVKADIAQKAVTVSGATALDKIYDGNTVAALAGGALNGLVDGETLALSAAFADKNAAAGKAVTVALNDGSGLAGNYVLNNPTGLTAAITPKALTVSGVTAGNKTYDGTRAASLSGGTLNGLVGTETLSLSGQSGVFGDKNAGSGKTVTVSGATLGNAGSGATAGLASNYTVGNATGVKADIAQKQLTVGGITAGNKVYDGGTAAALDTGSATFGGLVTGDSLNASASGAFSDKNAAAGKTVNISGIVLGGVDAGNYTLDSTTATAKADITAKALTVTGQLAGNKVYDGNTVASLSGGALSGLVDGETLGIAGQTAEFSDKNAANGKTVTVTGTTLVDTSTGLASNYSVSNPTGLTASITAKALTVTGQLAGNKVYDGNAQASLSGGALSGLVAGETLGFGGQSAVFSDKNAANGKTVTVTGTTLVDTATGLASNYSVSNPTGLTASITAKALTVTGQLAGNKVYDGNTVASLSGGALNGLIAGETLGFGGQNAVFSDKNAANGKTVTVTGTTLVDTSTGLASNYSVSNPTGLTASITAKALTVTGQLAGNKVYDGNTAAQLSGGTLSGLVAGETLVIGGQNVTFADKNAGTAKAVTVTGTTLVDTATGLASNYTVSNPTGLTASITAKALTVTGQLAGNKVYDGNTQASLSGGALSGLVAGETLGFGGQNAVFSDKNAANGKAVMVTGTTLVDTATGLASNYTVSNPTGLTASITAKALTVTGQLAGNKVYDGNAQASLSGGTLSGLVAGETLAFGGQNAVFSDKNAANGKTVTVTGTTLVDTANGLASNYTVSNPTGLTASITAKALTVTGQLAGNKVYDGTAQASLSGGALSGLVAGETLVIGGQNATFADKNAGTAKAVTVTGTTLVDTSTGLASNYTVSNPTGLTASITPKALTVAGQLATNKVYDGTTAAQLSGGVLAGLVAGESLGLAGQTATFADKNAATAKAVTVTGTTLVDTSTGLASNYTVSNPTGLTASITPASLLVRATGAASRVYDTTTNASVTLGDNRIAGDVLTISNSGASFADKNAGANKTVTVNGIALGGADAGNYIVNTTATTTASITQAGLGVKVDNAEKDQGRANPAFTASYTGLLGGDTLANEVSGNLAFTTPATTGSPSGSYVVSAAGQASTNYALTYTPGVLTVNPTEALQSAVASVIAAVNVAPSQGNMVQAEVVAKGETVTSKEDAVQVAVEGSQPQQQGSAPVVQTTASVNSNVLPGLRLNVIDTGLRLPVETGSTSIESQ